Proteins encoded by one window of Collimonas fungivorans:
- the lplT gene encoding lysophospholipid transporter LplT, with amino-acid sequence MNRGFYTIMAAQFFSSLADNALLIAAIALLAEMSSPGWMTPLLKLFFVLSYVLLAAFVGAFADSLPKGRVMFITNMIKIAGCLMMFADVHPLIAYGVVGFGAAAYSPAKYGILTELLPAEKLVAANGWIEGLTMASIILGTVLGGALVSPHVVSILLQWHIPIFDWHLNTPTHAALMVIGCLYIIATIFNLKIPDTGVRYPHQQRRPSKLIVDFANCNAILWKDKLGQISLAVTTLFWGAGATLQFIVLKWAEKSLGMPLDKAAILQGVVAFGVAIGAGAAARMIPLKKSLTVMPMGIVMGLVVMAMTVVHSVWVAYPLLIIIGALSGYFVVPMNALLQHRGHVLMSAGHSIAVQNFNENLSVLTMLVLYALMIKINLDVNIVILLFGSFVACIMFLIMRTHAANQREHDSLALIGEAKH; translated from the coding sequence ATGAATCGCGGTTTTTACACCATCATGGCAGCGCAGTTTTTTTCTTCGCTGGCCGACAACGCCCTGCTCATAGCGGCAATCGCCTTACTGGCGGAAATGTCCTCGCCGGGCTGGATGACGCCGCTGCTGAAACTGTTTTTTGTCCTGTCTTACGTGCTGTTGGCAGCTTTTGTCGGCGCTTTCGCCGATTCTCTGCCCAAGGGCCGGGTCATGTTCATCACCAACATGATCAAGATCGCCGGCTGCCTGATGATGTTCGCCGACGTCCATCCGCTGATCGCCTATGGCGTGGTCGGCTTCGGCGCGGCGGCCTATTCGCCGGCCAAATACGGCATCCTCACCGAATTGTTGCCGGCGGAAAAACTGGTCGCCGCCAACGGCTGGATCGAAGGCCTGACCATGGCTTCCATCATCCTCGGCACAGTCCTCGGCGGCGCCCTGGTCAGTCCCCATGTCGTCTCCATCTTGCTGCAGTGGCACATACCCATTTTCGACTGGCACCTGAACACGCCCACCCATGCGGCGCTGATGGTAATCGGCTGTTTATACATCATTGCCACCATCTTCAACCTCAAGATCCCTGACACCGGCGTCCGCTATCCGCACCAGCAACGCAGGCCAAGCAAGCTGATCGTCGATTTCGCCAACTGCAACGCGATCCTGTGGAAAGACAAGCTGGGGCAGATTTCCCTGGCCGTCACCACCCTGTTCTGGGGCGCCGGCGCCACCTTGCAGTTCATCGTATTAAAATGGGCGGAAAAGTCGCTGGGCATGCCGCTCGACAAGGCCGCCATCCTGCAAGGCGTGGTGGCATTCGGCGTGGCCATCGGCGCCGGCGCCGCGGCGCGCATGATCCCGCTGAAAAAATCGCTGACGGTAATGCCCATGGGCATCGTGATGGGCCTGGTAGTGATGGCCATGACCGTGGTGCATTCGGTGTGGGTGGCCTACCCCTTGCTGATCATTATCGGCGCGCTGTCAGGTTATTTCGTGGTGCCGATGAACGCGCTGCTGCAGCATCGCGGTCACGTGCTGATGAGCGCCGGCCACTCGATCGCGGTGCAGAATTTCAATGAAAACCTGTCGGTGCTGACCATGCTGGTGCTGTATGCGCTGATGATCAAGATCAACCTGGACGTGAATATCGTTATCCTGCTGTTCGGCTCGTTTGTCGCCTGCATCATGTTTCTCATCATGCGCACACATGCGGCCAACCAGCGTGAGCATGATTCGCTGGCCTTGATTGGCGAAGCCAAGCATTAG
- a CDS encoding S-(hydroxymethyl)glutathione dehydrogenase/class III alcohol dehydrogenase, whose translation MKTKAAIAWKAGQPLTIEEVELGGPRAGEVLVEIKATGICHTDYYTLSGADPEGIFPSILGHEGAGVVVDVGPDVKSLKKNDHVIPLYTPECRQCKFCLSQKTNLCQSIRSTQGRGLMPDATSRFSIDGKPIFHYMGTSTFSNYIVVPEIALAKIREDAPFDKVCYIGCGVTTGVGAVLFTAKVEAGANVVVFGLGGIGLNVIQAARMVGADKIIGVDINPAREAMARKFGMTHFINAKEVENVVDAIIGLTDGGADYSFECIGNTTTMRQALECCHKGWGQSIVIGVAAAGQEISTRPFQLVTGRVWKGSAFGGARGRTDVPKIVDWYMEGKLNIDDLITHRLPLERINEGFDLMKSGESIRSVVIY comes from the coding sequence ATGAAAACCAAAGCAGCCATTGCATGGAAAGCCGGCCAGCCGCTGACTATCGAAGAAGTTGAACTGGGCGGTCCGCGCGCCGGCGAAGTGCTGGTCGAGATCAAGGCTACCGGCATCTGCCATACCGACTACTACACGCTGTCGGGCGCCGATCCGGAAGGTATTTTCCCGTCCATCCTGGGCCATGAAGGCGCCGGCGTGGTGGTCGATGTCGGGCCGGACGTCAAGAGCCTTAAAAAGAACGACCACGTGATTCCGCTCTACACGCCGGAATGCCGCCAGTGCAAATTCTGCCTGTCGCAGAAAACCAACCTGTGCCAGTCGATCCGCTCGACCCAGGGCCGCGGCCTGATGCCGGACGCCACCAGCCGTTTTTCTATCGACGGCAAGCCGATCTTCCATTACATGGGTACCTCGACTTTCTCCAACTACATCGTGGTGCCGGAAATTGCCCTGGCCAAGATCCGCGAAGATGCGCCGTTCGACAAGGTTTGTTATATCGGCTGCGGCGTCACTACCGGCGTCGGCGCGGTGCTGTTCACCGCCAAGGTGGAAGCCGGCGCCAATGTGGTGGTGTTCGGCCTCGGCGGCATCGGCCTGAACGTGATCCAGGCGGCGCGCATGGTCGGCGCCGACAAGATCATCGGCGTCGACATCAATCCGGCGCGCGAAGCGATGGCGCGCAAGTTCGGCATGACGCATTTCATCAACGCCAAGGAAGTCGAGAACGTGGTCGACGCCATCATCGGCCTGACCGATGGCGGCGCCGATTACAGCTTCGAATGCATAGGCAACACCACCACCATGCGCCAGGCGCTGGAGTGCTGCCACAAGGGCTGGGGCCAGTCGATCGTGATCGGCGTCGCCGCCGCCGGCCAGGAAATCAGCACCCGGCCGTTCCAGCTGGTGACCGGCCGTGTCTGGAAGGGTTCGGCGTTCGGTGGCGCGCGCGGCCGCACCGACGTCCCCAAGATCGTCGACTGGTACATGGAAGGCAAGCTGAATATCGATGACTTGATCACCCATCGCCTGCCGCTGGAACGCATCAATGAAGGTTTCGACCTGATGAAGAGCGGCGAGTCGATTCGTTCGGTGGTGATCTACTGA
- the tsaB gene encoding tRNA (adenosine(37)-N6)-threonylcarbamoyltransferase complex dimerization subunit type 1 TsaB: MQTILAIETSTEVASAALLRDGRVITRESAGVQTHSLAILPMVQDLLAEAGISLAQCDALAFGVGPGSFTGVRTACGIVQGLAFGADLPVLPVVTLAAMAQACRDLNGAGEVLAVLDARMGEVYWAQYRFAGNAWQVMVEPVLSAPSQVTPLPVQSGVLQACGNGLAAYPEAFAAAPCAAEGLPAVMPNARQVAQLGSIALAQGGGLSAVEAQPLYLRNKVALTTAERAAKVNP, translated from the coding sequence ATGCAGACCATTCTTGCCATTGAAACATCTACCGAAGTGGCCTCCGCCGCATTGCTGCGCGACGGCCGCGTGATTACCCGCGAATCGGCGGGCGTCCAGACCCATTCGCTTGCCATCCTGCCGATGGTGCAAGACTTGCTGGCCGAGGCCGGGATCAGCCTGGCCCAGTGCGACGCGCTGGCCTTCGGCGTCGGCCCCGGCTCCTTCACCGGCGTGCGTACCGCCTGCGGTATCGTGCAGGGGCTGGCGTTCGGCGCCGACCTGCCGGTGCTGCCGGTGGTGACGCTGGCCGCCATGGCCCAGGCCTGCCGCGACCTGAACGGCGCCGGCGAAGTGCTGGCGGTGCTGGACGCGCGCATGGGCGAGGTCTACTGGGCCCAATATCGCTTCGCCGGCAATGCCTGGCAGGTGATGGTCGAGCCGGTCTTGTCGGCGCCGTCGCAGGTGACGCCTTTGCCGGTGCAGAGCGGCGTGCTGCAAGCCTGCGGCAATGGCCTGGCGGCATATCCAGAAGCGTTTGCCGCGGCCCCGTGCGCCGCCGAAGGTTTGCCGGCGGTGATGCCGAATGCGCGCCAGGTCGCCCAACTGGGCAGCATAGCGCTGGCCCAGGGCGGCGGCTTGAGCGCGGTGGAAGCACAGCCTTTGTATTTGCGTAACAAGGTGGCGCTCACCACCGCCGAACGCGCCGCCAAGGTGAACCCATGA
- a CDS encoding DUF1853 family protein, giving the protein MPTPANDPAAEQTCQQQFHQRWNHLTDPHLRALAWLLDAPDLLDPLAAQWQGKIASYADADLAAWLAEVAQTPEKLQALHRYIDSLPSTRLGLYAEKLLAFYFEQHQMLVAHSVQVRASKNDTIGEFDFLLRLNGGLVHWEFASKFYLLETSGGSLQADDFIGRDMADSLGSKMQKLLQHQLALSRHPASQAHLNEAVVSAQVLMKGWLFYQDQQHPASVPGVSANACRGYWCAVSDLALDETAACYLLPRQRWLAPAKVALADALSPAQMRLALSQHFAGDISPVLLVSLRPENGYGLETDRGFVVPDDWPERAAARRGLSR; this is encoded by the coding sequence ATGCCAACGCCGGCGAATGACCCTGCTGCTGAGCAGACCTGCCAGCAACAGTTTCACCAGCGCTGGAATCACCTGACCGATCCCCACCTCAGGGCCCTGGCCTGGCTGCTGGATGCGCCCGACCTGCTCGATCCCCTGGCCGCGCAGTGGCAGGGCAAGATTGCCAGCTACGCCGATGCCGACCTGGCGGCGTGGCTGGCTGAAGTGGCGCAGACGCCGGAAAAACTGCAAGCCTTGCACCGCTATATCGACAGCCTGCCGTCGACCCGCCTCGGCCTGTATGCGGAGAAACTGCTGGCGTTCTATTTCGAACAGCACCAGATGCTGGTGGCGCACAGTGTGCAGGTGCGGGCCAGCAAGAACGACACGATAGGCGAATTCGATTTCCTGCTGCGGCTTAACGGCGGCCTGGTCCACTGGGAATTCGCGAGCAAGTTTTATTTGCTGGAAACCAGCGGCGGCAGCTTGCAGGCGGATGATTTTATCGGCCGCGACATGGCGGATTCTCTGGGTTCGAAAATGCAAAAACTTTTGCAGCATCAGCTGGCCTTGTCGCGGCATCCGGCGTCCCAGGCGCACCTGAACGAAGCGGTGGTTTCGGCGCAGGTGCTGATGAAGGGCTGGCTGTTTTATCAGGATCAGCAACATCCGGCTTCCGTGCCCGGCGTTTCGGCAAACGCTTGCCGCGGCTACTGGTGCGCCGTGTCCGACTTGGCGCTGGATGAAACGGCAGCATGCTATCTCTTGCCTCGCCAGCGCTGGCTGGCGCCGGCCAAGGTGGCGCTTGCCGATGCGCTAAGCCCGGCGCAAATGCGCCTGGCGTTGTCGCAGCATTTTGCCGGCGATATTTCGCCGGTGCTGCTGGTCTCTCTGCGGCCAGAAAACGGCTACGGCCTGGAAACCGATAGAGGCTTTGTGGTGCCTGACGACTGGCCAGAGCGTGCCGCCGCCCGGCGTGGCCTGAGCCGCTAG
- a CDS encoding LysR family transcriptional regulator, whose product MDQFKQISTFVEVAAKGSLSAAARAEGIAPAMIGRRLDALEERLGVKLLQRTTRKIALTNEGEAFLEDCQRILSDLENAESAVSERSAHASGHLLISAPAGFGRQHVAPLMPSFLTEHRDVTLTLNLNDRVVDLIGEGIDVAIRIASLSDSSLVGAKLADNKRIVVASPAYIKRHGKPQTVDDLQKHNCLAISSEGSQRGWSFRQHGKIVTVRVAGNMVCNDGQVLHDWALAGKGLAWRSMWEVGSEIESGKLVTVLDEFAAPGNDIYAVFAQRRHLPLRIRVFVDFLRRAYAQPDYWRQG is encoded by the coding sequence ATGGATCAATTCAAGCAGATTTCCACTTTTGTCGAAGTAGCCGCCAAAGGCAGCCTGTCCGCTGCCGCACGCGCCGAAGGGATAGCCCCGGCCATGATCGGGCGGCGCCTGGATGCGTTAGAGGAACGCCTCGGTGTGAAGCTTTTGCAACGCACCACCCGCAAGATCGCCCTGACCAACGAAGGCGAAGCCTTCCTGGAAGACTGCCAGCGCATCCTGTCCGACCTGGAAAACGCCGAATCGGCAGTGTCCGAGCGCAGCGCCCATGCCAGCGGCCACCTGCTGATTTCAGCGCCGGCCGGTTTCGGCCGGCAGCACGTGGCGCCGCTGATGCCCTCCTTCCTCACCGAGCACCGCGACGTCACCCTTACGCTCAACCTGAACGACCGCGTGGTCGACCTGATCGGCGAAGGCATAGACGTCGCCATCCGCATCGCCTCGCTGTCGGATTCGTCGCTGGTCGGCGCCAAGCTGGCCGACAACAAACGTATCGTGGTGGCCTCCCCCGCCTATATCAAGCGCCACGGCAAGCCACAGACCGTCGACGACCTGCAAAAACACAATTGCCTGGCGATCAGCAGCGAAGGCAGCCAGCGCGGCTGGAGCTTCCGCCAGCACGGCAAGATCGTCACTGTCAGGGTCGCCGGCAACATGGTCTGCAACGACGGCCAGGTGCTGCACGACTGGGCGCTGGCCGGCAAAGGCCTGGCCTGGCGTTCGATGTGGGAAGTCGGCAGCGAGATCGAATCCGGCAAGCTGGTGACCGTGCTGGACGAGTTCGCCGCCCCCGGCAACGATATCTACGCCGTCTTCGCACAGCGGCGCCATTTGCCCCTGCGGATCCGGGTATTTGTGGATTTTTTGCGACGGGCCTACGCCCAGCCGGATTATTGGCGCCAGGGTTAA
- a CDS encoding thioredoxin family protein: protein MLILTLDNDNHQELAATLSDDGWVVACLCAAWCGSCREYFANFTALAQRHPQLQFVWIDIEDQAELIGDLDVDNFPTLLIQRGDVVAFLGPVEMDLRLAERILLAQMDKSLPELQAEALSSAERRHWQLEANLLRRLADT from the coding sequence ATGCTGATCCTCACTCTCGATAACGACAACCACCAGGAACTTGCCGCCACCCTGTCCGACGACGGCTGGGTAGTTGCCTGCCTGTGCGCCGCCTGGTGCGGCAGCTGCCGGGAGTATTTCGCGAATTTCACGGCGCTGGCGCAACGTCATCCGCAGCTGCAATTCGTCTGGATCGACATCGAAGACCAGGCAGAGCTGATCGGCGACCTGGACGTCGACAATTTCCCCACCTTGCTGATACAGCGCGGCGACGTGGTGGCGTTCCTGGGCCCGGTTGAAATGGACTTGCGCCTGGCTGAAAGAATCCTGCTGGCGCAAATGGACAAGAGCCTGCCCGAACTGCAGGCCGAAGCCTTGAGCAGCGCGGAGCGCCGCCATTGGCAGCTGGAAGCCAATTTACTGCGGCGCCTGGCGGACACCTAA
- the alr gene encoding alanine racemase, protein MPRPLVATIDISALHHNLRIAKSHAPAAKIWAVVKANAYGHGLERGIRGFAEADGLALIEPDNALRLRELGWHKPILLLEGIFDAADLETVVRARLDFAVHCSEQIAWLEQAALKGPLDVHLKMNSGMNRLGFKPEAYRAAYQRLQAIPAVRNITLMTHFANADDPLNPGLPLQQQVQQFEQGVSGLNGERSIANSAADLMHPELKSDWVRPGIMLYGATPGGASAEQFGLKPAMTLSSKIIGVQRIGAGDAIGYGSRFVASAPMLIGAVACGYADGYPRHAPNGTPVLVDGVRTATVGRVSMDMFSVDLTNVPGAGVGSAVTLWGNGLPIDEVAHAAGTIGYELMCALAARVKVVEL, encoded by the coding sequence ATGCCCAGACCCCTAGTCGCCACCATAGACATTTCCGCACTGCATCACAACCTGCGTATTGCCAAATCGCATGCGCCCGCCGCGAAAATCTGGGCGGTGGTCAAGGCCAACGCCTATGGCCATGGCCTGGAGCGCGGCATACGCGGTTTTGCAGAGGCGGACGGGCTGGCGCTGATCGAGCCGGACAATGCGCTGCGCCTGCGCGAGCTGGGATGGCACAAGCCGATCCTGCTGCTGGAAGGCATTTTTGATGCAGCGGACCTGGAAACCGTGGTGCGTGCCAGGCTCGACTTCGCCGTGCATTGCAGCGAACAGATCGCCTGGCTGGAGCAGGCCGCGCTGAAGGGGCCACTGGATGTTCACCTGAAAATGAACAGCGGCATGAACCGGCTCGGTTTCAAGCCGGAAGCCTATCGCGCCGCCTACCAGCGCTTGCAGGCAATTCCCGCGGTGCGCAATATCACGCTCATGACCCATTTCGCCAATGCCGACGATCCCTTGAATCCGGGCTTGCCGCTGCAGCAGCAGGTGCAGCAGTTCGAACAAGGCGTCTCAGGACTGAACGGAGAACGCAGCATCGCCAACTCCGCCGCGGACCTGATGCATCCGGAGCTGAAATCGGACTGGGTGCGGCCCGGCATCATGCTGTATGGCGCAACTCCCGGCGGCGCCAGCGCCGAACAGTTCGGCCTGAAGCCGGCGATGACGCTCAGCAGCAAGATCATCGGCGTGCAGCGCATAGGAGCCGGCGACGCCATCGGTTACGGCAGCCGTTTTGTCGCTTCCGCACCCATGCTCATAGGCGCGGTCGCTTGCGGTTATGCCGACGGTTATCCGCGCCATGCGCCGAACGGCACGCCGGTGCTGGTCGACGGCGTGCGCACCGCCACCGTCGGCCGGGTGTCGATGGACATGTTCTCGGTCGACCTCACGAATGTGCCCGGCGCCGGGGTAGGCAGCGCGGTGACTTTGTGGGGCAACGGCTTGCCTATCGACGAGGTAGCGCATGCGGCCGGCACCATAGGATATGAACTGATGTGCGCTTTGGCTGCCCGGGTTAAAGTCGTGGAGTTGTGA
- the rimI gene encoding ribosomal protein S18-alanine N-acetyltransferase: MNANAQSRPGLRPFMFAAMRIEDLDEVVAIEKAVYSHPWTHGNFVDSIQSGYQCWVLRDAEQVLLGYFFMMQALDEAHLLNISVRDDVQRQGIGKLLLDQVCSLARRLQMQSVLLEVRPSNTRAIAIYQRYGFVEIGRRRDYYPAAGDKREEAIVMRLPL; the protein is encoded by the coding sequence ATGAACGCCAACGCACAATCGAGGCCCGGCCTGCGGCCGTTTATGTTTGCCGCCATGCGCATTGAAGACCTGGACGAAGTGGTGGCGATCGAAAAGGCCGTGTACTCGCATCCCTGGACCCATGGCAATTTTGTCGATTCGATCCAGAGTGGTTATCAGTGCTGGGTATTGCGCGATGCCGAGCAGGTCCTGCTCGGCTATTTTTTCATGATGCAGGCGCTGGACGAAGCGCATCTGCTGAATATCAGCGTGCGCGACGACGTGCAGCGGCAAGGCATCGGCAAGCTGCTGCTCGATCAGGTATGCAGCCTGGCGCGCCGGCTGCAGATGCAATCGGTGTTGCTGGAAGTGCGGCCGTCGAATACGCGCGCGATTGCGATTTACCAGCGTTATGGTTTCGTCGAGATCGGCCGCCGCCGCGATTATTATCCGGCGGCAGGCGACAAGCGCGAAGAAGCCATCGTGATGAGGCTGCCTTTATGA
- a CDS encoding TerC family protein translates to MDFSGLLSMLGMADWNAGAFFTALAAIIVIDLVLAGDNAIVIAMAARSLPDHLRRKAILWGTAGAVVMRVLMTIGVVWLLKIPGLLLVGGVALLWIAYRLLTQSDSGEAHGIKATTMAAALKTIIIADTVMGIDNVLGVAGAAKGSMALVIIGLLISVPIMVWGSTLALKLIERFPLTIFIGAAILVYTAMHMIVTEPVLRPFWDSLPGLNYAAYVLGFVVVLGGGWLVSRRRDSAKVTQ, encoded by the coding sequence ATGGATTTTTCTGGTTTACTTTCAATGCTGGGCATGGCCGACTGGAATGCCGGCGCCTTCTTCACGGCGCTGGCGGCGATCATCGTGATCGACCTGGTGCTGGCCGGCGACAACGCCATCGTGATCGCCATGGCGGCGCGCAGCCTGCCCGACCACCTGCGCCGCAAGGCCATCCTGTGGGGCACCGCCGGCGCCGTGGTGATGCGCGTGCTGATGACCATCGGCGTGGTCTGGCTGCTCAAGATACCAGGCCTGCTGCTGGTCGGCGGCGTGGCGCTGCTGTGGATCGCCTACCGCCTGCTGACGCAGTCGGATAGCGGCGAAGCACACGGCATCAAGGCCACCACCATGGCCGCCGCATTGAAAACCATCATCATCGCCGATACCGTCATGGGCATCGACAACGTGCTGGGCGTGGCCGGCGCCGCCAAGGGCAGTATGGCGCTGGTGATCATCGGCTTGCTGATCTCGGTGCCGATCATGGTCTGGGGCTCGACCCTGGCGCTGAAACTGATCGAACGCTTCCCGCTGACGATCTTCATCGGCGCTGCGATCCTGGTCTACACCGCGATGCACATGATCGTTACCGAACCGGTGCTGCGGCCGTTCTGGGACAGCTTGCCAGGTCTTAACTATGCAGCTTACGTGCTAGGCTTTGTGGTAGTGCTGGGCGGCGGCTGGCTGGTGTCCAGGCGGCGCGATAGCGCCAAGGTCACTCAGTAA
- the radA gene encoding DNA repair protein RadA, with translation MAKAKTNYTCTECGGVANKWTGQCPACGQWNTLVETIVEAVGNRFSNQHQGLAQTAPVMTLADIEAIDVPRFGTGIEEFDRVLGGGLVAGGVVLIGGDPGIGKSTLLLQALANLSKLKKVLYVSGEESGAQIALRAKRLAVDAKDLKLQAEIQLEKILNTLVEHKPEVAVIDSIQTVYSDALSSAPGSVAQVRECAAQLTRVAKQSGITIIMVGHVTKEGALAGPRVLEHIVDTVLYFEGDTHSSFRLVRAFKNRFGAVNELGVFAMTEKGLKGVSNPSALFLSQHDNHVPGSCVMVTQEGTRPLLVEIQALVDASHVPNARRLSVGLEQNRLAMLLAVLHRHAGIAAFDQDVFINAVGGVKITEPAADLAVLLAINSSMRNRPLPRGLVVFGEVGLAGEIRPAPRGQERLREAAKLGFSIAMIPKANMPKQEIEGLKVIGVERIDDALSKIRDAE, from the coding sequence ATGGCCAAAGCTAAAACCAATTACACCTGCACCGAATGCGGCGGCGTCGCCAACAAATGGACCGGCCAGTGCCCGGCGTGCGGGCAATGGAACACGCTGGTGGAAACCATCGTGGAGGCGGTCGGCAACCGTTTTTCAAACCAGCACCAGGGCCTGGCGCAGACCGCGCCGGTGATGACCCTGGCCGATATCGAAGCAATCGACGTGCCGCGCTTCGGCACCGGCATCGAGGAGTTCGACCGGGTGCTGGGCGGCGGCCTGGTGGCCGGCGGCGTAGTGCTTATCGGCGGCGATCCCGGCATCGGCAAATCGACCTTGCTGCTGCAGGCGTTGGCGAACTTGTCGAAGCTGAAAAAAGTGCTGTATGTCAGCGGTGAAGAATCCGGCGCGCAAATCGCCCTGCGCGCCAAACGGCTGGCGGTGGACGCCAAGGATCTCAAGCTGCAGGCTGAAATCCAGCTGGAGAAAATCCTCAACACCCTGGTTGAGCATAAACCCGAAGTGGCGGTCATCGACTCGATCCAGACCGTCTATTCGGATGCGCTCAGTTCGGCGCCGGGTTCGGTGGCCCAGGTGCGCGAATGCGCGGCGCAGCTGACGCGAGTCGCCAAGCAGTCGGGCATCACCATCATCATGGTCGGCCACGTCACCAAGGAAGGCGCGCTGGCAGGGCCGCGCGTGCTGGAGCACATCGTCGATACGGTCTTGTATTTCGAGGGAGATACCCATTCCAGCTTCCGCCTGGTGCGCGCATTCAAGAACCGCTTCGGTGCGGTCAACGAGCTGGGCGTATTCGCCATGACGGAAAAGGGATTGAAGGGCGTCTCGAATCCTTCGGCGCTGTTCCTGTCGCAGCACGACAACCACGTGCCCGGTTCCTGCGTGATGGTGACGCAGGAAGGCACGCGGCCGCTGCTGGTCGAGATCCAGGCCCTGGTCGATGCTTCGCATGTGCCGAATGCGCGCCGGCTGTCGGTCGGGCTGGAGCAGAACCGCCTGGCGATGCTGCTGGCGGTGCTGCATCGCCATGCCGGCATTGCCGCCTTCGACCAGGACGTGTTCATCAACGCCGTCGGCGGCGTCAAGATCACCGAACCGGCGGCCGATCTGGCGGTGCTGCTGGCGATCAATTCGTCCATGCGCAACCGGCCGCTGCCGCGCGGGCTGGTGGTGTTCGGCGAGGTTGGCCTGGCAGGCGAGATCCGGCCGGCGCCGCGTGGCCAGGAGCGCTTGCGCGAAGCCGCCAAGCTGGGATTTTCGATTGCCATGATTCCCAAGGCGAACATGCCGAAGCAAGAGATCGAAGGTCTGAAAGTGATTGGCGTCGAGCGCATCGATGACGCTTTGAGCAAGATACGCGACGCCGAGTAA
- a CDS encoding uracil-DNA glycosylase produces the protein MSEITRRSVFLDEIGLGPLWLRRDGGLASAEPIEADMAPAAEIPAAALHGQQLEPAAHAVQDEVEVEVEVEVEVEVEVEVEVEVEVEVEVEISAWGGDEPISTPLAAIHAVHSPAAMDWTQLQAAVAGCTACGLCHGRKNTVFGVGDSKAKWLFIGEGPGRNEDIQGEPFVGPAGKLLDNILLAMGLKRGDNAYIANIVKCRPTDGTGRDRPPAADEVAACLPYLQRQIELIQPTILVALGKTAALSLLGLDPAAPVSKLRGTVHRYADRPLVVTYHPAYLLRQLGDKGKVWSDLCLAMSTYANAGE, from the coding sequence ATGAGCGAGATCACCAGGCGCAGCGTTTTCCTCGACGAGATTGGCCTCGGCCCGCTGTGGCTGCGACGCGATGGCGGCTTGGCCAGCGCAGAACCGATCGAAGCCGACATGGCGCCGGCAGCGGAAATTCCCGCAGCGGCGCTGCACGGGCAACAGCTCGAACCGGCGGCGCATGCAGTGCAGGACGAGGTCGAGGTCGAGGTCGAGGTCGAGGTCGAGGTCGAGGTCGAGGTCGAGGTCGAGGTCGAGGTCGAGGTCGAGGTCGAGGTCGAGATCTCGGCCTGGGGCGGCGACGAGCCCATATCCACGCCGCTGGCAGCCATCCATGCAGTGCATTCCCCCGCCGCCATGGACTGGACGCAATTGCAGGCGGCCGTGGCCGGCTGCACGGCTTGCGGGCTTTGCCACGGCCGCAAGAATACCGTGTTCGGCGTCGGCGACAGCAAGGCAAAATGGCTGTTCATCGGCGAGGGCCCTGGACGCAACGAGGATATCCAGGGCGAACCGTTCGTCGGCCCGGCCGGCAAGCTGCTCGACAATATCCTGCTGGCGATGGGCTTGAAGCGCGGCGATAACGCCTACATCGCGAATATCGTCAAATGCCGGCCCACCGACGGCACCGGCCGCGACCGTCCGCCGGCGGCAGATGAAGTGGCGGCTTGTTTGCCGTATCTGCAGCGCCAGATCGAGCTGATACAGCCCACCATCCTGGTTGCGCTGGGCAAGACCGCAGCCCTGTCCCTGCTCGGGCTGGATCCGGCGGCGCCGGTATCGAAGCTGCGCGGCACCGTGCATCGCTACGCCGACCGCCCGCTGGTAGTGACCTATCATCCGGCTTACCTGCTGCGCCAGCTGGGCGATAAAGGCAAGGTCTGGAGCGACCTGTGCCTGGCCATGAGCACCTATGCCAACGCCGGCGAATGA